The Acidimicrobiales bacterium genomic sequence CGACCAGCGCATCGCCAACGACATCGAGGTGCCGGTCCAGCTGGTGGAGAGCCCGCTGGAGTGCGTGGTGCTCGGCGCCGGCCAGTGCCTGGAGAGCCCCGCCGCCCTCCACGCCGTCTTCCAGGACGAGTGACCCGCCCGGTAGCTTTGGCCGGGTGACGGACACGGCTCCCACGCTGCTGGAAGGTGCCCGGACCGCCCTGCTGGAGGAAGGTCGTGAGCTGACGCTCCGCGAGCTGGCCGACCTGGCGGCGCTCCCCGACGACGACGTCCCCGCGCTGGCGGCCCTCGCCCACGAGGTGCGCCTGGCCCGCTGCGGTGACACGGTCGAGGTGGAGGGCATCCTCTCGGCCAAGACCGGCGGCTGCCCGGAGGACTGCTCGTTCTGCTCGCAGTCGTCGAAGTTCGACTCGCCGGTGAAGGCCGTGCCGCTGCTCGACCACGACGAGATCCTGTCGGCGGCCCGGGAGACGGCGGCCGTCGGCGCCAGCGAGTTCTGCCTGGTCTACGCCGTGCGCGGTCCCGACGAGCGGCTGATGGCCCACCTCGAGGAGGTCGTGCCGCTGGTCGAGCGGGAGACCGACCTGCAGGTGGCGGTGAGCGCCGGGATCCTCGACGCCGACCAGGCCCGGCGCCTGGCCGCGGCGGGCACGCACCGCTACAACCACAACCTGGAGACCGCGAAGTCGCACTTCGGGCGCATCGTCACCACCCACAGCTGGCAGGAGCGCTTCGACACCTGCCGGCTCGTGAAGGACGAGGGCATGGAGCTGTGCTGCGGCGTGCTGCTGGGCATGGGCGAGAGCGCCGAGCAGCGCATCGAGCTGCTGGGTCAGCTGCGGGACGTCGGGCCGGCCGAGGTGCCGGTGAACTTCCTGTCGCCCCGCCCGGGGACGCCGCTGGCCGACCGGCCGCTGGTGGGGGCGCTCGACGCCATCCGCTGGATCGCCGTGTTCCGGCTGGCGCTGCCCGAGGTGATCCTGCGCTACGCCGGCGGGCGGGAGGTCACGCTCGGCGACCTGCAGGAGCTGGGCATGCAGGCGGGCATCAACGCCCTCATCGTGGGTAACTACCTCACCACGCTGGGGCGGCGCCCCCAGGAGGACCTGGAGATGCTCGTCGAGCTGCGCATGCCGATCGGCGCCCTCACGAAGGTCCTGTGACCCCGGCGCACTGCCCGGGGTGCGGTCGCACGGCCGACGACTGCCCCGGCTGCGCCACCGCCTACGACCCGCCCCGGTTCTGCTCGGCGTGCGGTCGGCGGCTGCGGGTGCAGGTCACGCCCACCGGCTGGACCGCCTTTTGCCGCCCCTGCGCGGCGACGACAGCGTCGGTGTAACGCAGGTCAGCGCAGGTCTTCGGCGGCCTGGCGGACCTGCCAGTCACGGTCCTCGAGGGCCCGTTCGAGGGCGGCGTCGACCTCGGGGCCGTCGAACGGGGCGAGTGCCAGCACCGCCCGGCGGCGGATCGCCGGCTTGTCGTGGGTGGCGTCGAGGATGGCGGGCAGCCCGGCCGGGTCGGCCAGGGCACCCAGCGCCGCCACCGCGGCCTCGCGGCACAGCGGGTCGTCGTGCTGGCGGGCGATGGCGGACAGCGCGGTGACCGCCCCGCTCTCGGCCGGCACGCGCTCGCCCGACGCCCAGGCCGCGGTCTCCACCACCGCCGGCTCGGGGTCGTCGAGCGTCGTCAGCAGCGTGGGGGCGACGTCGCCCGGCCGTCCCGCCGCCAGCTCGGCGGCCCGCTGGCGGACCACCGGCGAGCCGTCGTCGAGTGCCGTGACCAGGTCGTCCGTCTGCAGGTCGCCGGCCCGTTCGAGCGCCGCCAGCGCGGTGGCCCGCACCGACGCGTCGTCGTCACCGAGGTAACCACGGGCAGTGGCGGCATCGCCTGCGTGTCCCGCGAGCGCCACGGTGCGGCGTCGCGCGATCGGGTCCACTAGTTTGCGAGGCACCTTCGTACGCCATTCATGGGGGGTTCACCGTGGCGGAGGAGCCACCCGCGACAGTCCGTCAACGGCAAGCGGCGGAGACCAAGCAGCACCTGCTGAACGCCGCCGTCGACGTGTTCGAGGAGCGGGGTTACCAGGCGACGAGCGTGGGGGCGATCACCCAGCGGGCCGCGACCGCGCACGGCACCTTCTACCTCTACTTCAAGAACAAAGAGGACGCCTTCTGCCAGGTGATGGAGACCGTCATCCCGGAGTTGTCCCCGCCGGCGGCCCTGCCGCCCGACCTGGAGTTCCGCGACGGCATCGAGCACGTGATCAGAGCGTTCATCGTCGCCTACCGCCCGCGGGTCGGGATGTGGCGGGCGGTGCTGGAGGGGATGCTGCAGTCGGAGCGGGTGCGGGAGCTGTGGCTCGACCTGCGGCGCACGCTGGTGCACGGCATCGCCGCGGTCGTCGAGTCGGAGTGCAAGCGGGGGCTGGTGCGCCCGGTCGACCCGCTGATGACGGCCCACGCGCTGGCGGCGATGACGGACTGGTTCGCGTTCATGCACTTCGGCCTGCAGGAGCCGCCGGTGGTCGGCACCGACCAGGAGCCCGACGACGAGCAGGCGATCGGCGTTCTGGTCGACCTGTGGCTGCATTCCCTGTACGGCCAGGTCTGAGGGTGTGTCCTGGCTCAAATCCCGCCCAACGTCTTGATGCCGAGCGCGACGAGCGCCACGATCACCGCCGCCAGCCCGATGCCGGCCAGGGCGACGTAGAGCAGCAGGCCGAGGCCGGCACGGATGCGCACGGCGCGGGGGATCGTGATGGTGACAGGTGCGGCGGCGGGTCGCTCGAGGAGCGCCGTCCCCGTCGTGGTGGCGCCGCCGCCGGCGGGCCCGAGCAGCGGGAGCAGGTCGTCGACGTCGTCGGGCGGAGCCAGCTCCCGGAGATCCGGCAACACCGGCTCCGGCGACACCGGCTCCGGCAACACCGGCGCCGGGCGGGTGTCGACGAAGGCGATCGGCGGGGGGACCGGCAGTCGGTCCTCGTGGAGCGGTGGGGCGACGGGCGGCGGCAGCACCTCGGGGTTCGGCGCCGACTGCTCCCGCCGGGCGGGGAACGAGCGTGACAGCCCCTCCCAGCCGCGCGCCACGCCGGCCCGGCCACGAGCGCCCTTCTTCCGCAACCAGATGCCGAAGGTGCCGAGGGCTTCGCGTCCCTGGCGCCACCATCGGCGCCAAGGATCCCACTGGTCGCCGTTGGAGGTCGACGAGGACGTGGCAGGCTGTTCCGGCCCGAAGAGCACGTCGGCCACGACGGCGCCGACGCACAGTCCGAGGACCACGGTGAGTACAAGTGTGAACTCCACCTCAGAAGGGATGGTAACCCTGCCGGGGCCTCCAACCCGGACAGGCCCGCGGCACCCGTGGATCCTCGCCGTCGTCGGCCTGCTCCTGCTGGCTTTCGTGTTCGGTGCGGCCCGCTTCGACCTGCCGTACTACGCCTTCCGTCCCGGTCAGGTGCGCGACACCAGCAACCTCATCTCGGTCGACGGGGTCGAGACCTTCGAGGCCGCGGGGTCGGTGAGCTACACGACGGTGTCGCTGCGCCGGCTCACGCTGTTCGGGTTCCTCGACGCCAAGCTCGACGACGACGTGGAGATCGTGGACGAGGAGACGGTGCTCGGCGACCGCGACCCCGACGAGAACCGCGAGCTCAACCTGCAGATGATGGACACGTCGAAGCAGGTGGCCACCCAGGTGGCGCTGGAGAAGCTCGGCTACACGGTGGAGGTGAGCGCCACCGGAGAGCGGGTGCTCGACGTGCAGGAGGACACACCGGCCGAAGGTGTGATGGAGCCCGGCGACATGATCGTGGCCGTAGAGGGCGAGCGGATCGACGACCCCGGCGACCTGGCCCGCATCCTGTCCGACAACCACCCCGGCGACGAGGTCGACATCAAGGTGCGGCCCTACACGGCCAGCTCGGAGAAGGACCTCAAGCTGGAGCTGGCGGCGGCGCCCGACGACCCCGACCGGGGGATCATGGGCGTGAGGGTGCAGGCCGACGGCGTCGAGTACCACTTCCCGATCGACGTCTCGTTCGACACCGGCGACGTCGGTGGCCCGTCGGCGGGGCTGGCGTTCACGCTGGGCCTGCTCGACAAGCTGTCGCCCGGCGAGCTGACCGGCGGTGCCCCGGTGGCGGTCACGGGCACGATCTCGTCGGACGGCACGGTGGGCCCGGTCGGGGGTACGGGGCAGAAAGCCGCCGCGGTGCGGCGGGCGGGCATCGAGGTGTTCCTGGTGCCGGCCGCCGACTACGAGGAGGCGGCCGCCCACGCCGGTGACGTGAAGGTCGTGAAGGTGGAGACCCTCGACGACGCTCTGGCGGCGCTGGCCGACCTCGGCGGCAACGGTCTCGACCTCCCCACGGCGCCCGCTCCGGCTTCCCCGGCCCGCTGAAACTTCGACGTGAACGGCGCCATGGCGACCGTTTCTGTCGAGTTTTCGGGGGTTTCCGGAGGCTGAGCGACGGTCAGCCGAGCAGGTGGGTGTGGAGGGGTAGCCTCGGCTCGAATGTCCCCTGACCTCGACACGGATGCCGCCAGCATCGCCCGCCGCCAGTTCTCGTCGGCCCGCAAGGGCTTCGATCCCGACGAGGTGCGGGCCTACCTGCGCGAGCTGGCCGACGTGGTCGACGGGCTGCGGCGCCGGGAGAAGGAGCTCCTCGCCCGGGCGGAGGCGGCCGAGGCGCGGGCGACGCAGGTCGAGTCCCTCGACGAGCACCGCCTGGTGGAGCTGCTGGGCGAGGAGACGGCCCGGATCCTCGACGCCGGCCGGGTGGCGTCGTCCGACATCCGGCGCAAGGCCGAGGAGTCGGCGGGGCGGCTGATCAGCGAGTCGAACGACGAGGCGCACCGGCTGCGGCAGGACACCGAGGTCGAGCTGGCGAAGCGACGGATCGAGGTGAACGTCGAGCTGGACTCGTTGCGGGCCGAGGCCTCGGCGGAGCTCGACCGACGTCGGGCCGAGGGAGCCGAGCTGGTGGCCGAGATCCGGCGGTCGGCGCAGGCCGAGGCCGACGAGCTGGTGGACGAGGCCCAGGTGGTGCGGGAGCGGATGCTGGGCGACCTGTCCCGGCGTCGACGTGCCGCCCGGGAGCAGCTGGAGCGGCTGAACGCGGCGCGGGAGCGGCTGCTGGCGGCCTACGACGTGGTGCGGCGCACGGTCGACGAGGCGACGGGGGAGCTGACCGTGGCGCTCCCGGAGGCGAAGGTCGCCGGCGAGTCGGCGATGCGGCGGGTCAACGAGGAGCCCGAGCCGACGGTCGAGGAGCTGGAGGACCTGGTCACGATGGCCCGGATCGCCGGCCTGCTCGACCCGTCGAGCCTGCCCCCGGAGGACCCCGAGCCGGCGCCCGACCTGGGCCTCCAGCCCGACGCGGTGGTCGCCGTCGTGGAGCCGGCGCCGGTCGAGGAGCCGGTGGTCGCGGTCGTGGAGCCCGAACCCGAGCCGGAGCCCGAGCCGGAACCCGTCGTCGTGGCGGAGCCCGAACCGGTCGTCGAGCCCGAGTCCGAGCCGGAGCCCGAGGTCGCCGAGGTCGAGGAAGACGAGGGGTTCGACCTCGACGAGTGGGACGACGAGTACGACGACGACGAGTACGTCGAGACGGCCCCGGCCGTGGCCTCCAACGTCGACGCCCTGTTCGCCCGCCTCAAGGCCGACACCGAGGTGGTTGCCGTCGCCGTCCTGGACGACGACGAGGACGACGAGCCCGAGCACTACGACGAGACCGAGGAGCTCGAGGGTTCCGGAGACGAGCTCGACGCCGTCGAGGAAGTCGAGGACGTCGAGCTGGAGGACCTCGAGGACATCGAGCTGGAGGACATCGAGGAGGACGACGAGGCCGCCTACGCCTCCGCTCCCGTCGCCGGTGACGGGGAGCTGGTCCAGCTGCGCGACACCACCCTCGCCGCCGTCGAGCACGAGCTGAACCGCCGGCTCAAGCGGGTCCTCGCCGACGAGCAGAACGAGGTCCTCGACCTCCTGCGTCGCACCAAGCCCACCACCAGCGACGACTTCCTCCCCGCCCTCGGCAGCCACACCGCCCGCTACACCGAGGCCGCCCGCGAGGAGCTGGGCGCGGCGGCGTCGTGGGGCGCCGCGGCCGTGGGGGGCGAGCCCGACGGGTCGCACGACGCCCTGGCCGTCGAGCTGGGCCAGACCGTGGTCGAGCCGCTGCGGGAGCGGATCGCCCGCTCGTTCAGCGCCGCCGGCGGCGACATCGAGGAGGTGACCGGCCGCCTCCGCGCCCTGTACCGCGAGTGGAAGAGCCAGCGGATCGCCGCGGCGGTCCGCCACTACGCCGTGGCCGCCTACGCCCAGGGCGCCTACGGGGCGGTCCCCGACGGCACCCCGCTGCGCTGGCTGGTCGACCGCACCAGCGACCCGTGCCCCGACGCCGACGACAACGCCCTGGCCGGCGCGGTGTGCAAGGGCGAGGCTTTCCCGACCGGCGACCATTGCCCGCCAGCCCATCTGGGCTGCCGCTGCATGGTCGTGCCGGCGGAGTAGTAAGACTGCGGAAATGCGTGCGCCGGACGATCTACCTCGTCGCCGCCGTCGCCGGGGCTGGGGCGGTCCGGGACGTGGGCGAGTCGTGCTCATCGTGGCGCTCGTCGCCCTGTTCTTCCTCCTCACCTCGTTGCGGGGGATCGCCGGCTTCTACACGGACTACCTCTGGTACGACTCGCTGGGCCTGTGGAGCGTGCAGCGGGGGATCCTGGGGGCGCAGCTCAGCCTGGCGCTGATCTTCATCGCCGCGTTCTTCCTGCTGGCGTGGTCCAACCTCTACGTCACCGAGGTGGTGGCGCCGCCGTTCCGTCCCGCCGGGCCCGAGGACGAGCTGCTCGAGCGCTACCACGACCTGGTCGCCGGGCGGATGACCCGGGTGCGCACGATCGTCGCCGGCCTGCTGGCGCTGATCGCCGGGTCGGGGGCCTCGGCCGAGTGGAACTCGTGGCTCCTGTTCACCAACGGCGGCGAGTTCGGGGTCAAGGACCCCCAGTTCAACCGCGACGTCGGCTTCTACGTCTTCAAGCTGCCGTTCATGTCGTTCGTGGTCGACTGGCTGTTCGCGTCGCTGCTGATCGTGCTGATCGTCTCGGCGGTGGCCCACTACCTGAACGGCGGCATCCGGGTGCAGCCGCCGTCGCCGCGGGTCAGCCCGCAGGTGAAGGCCCACCTGTCGGTGCTGCTGGCGGCGCTGGCCCTCGTCAAGACCGCCGACTACTACCTGCAGCGCTTCGAGCTGACGGCGTCGACCCGGGGCGTGGTCGACGGGGCCAGTTACACGGACGTCCATGCCCAGCTCCCGGCACTCAACCTGCTGGTGCTGATCTCGGTCGCCGCCGCGGCCCTGTTCGTCGGCAACATCTTCCGCCGGGGTTGGGCGCTGCCGCTGGTGGCGGTGGTGCTGTGGGGCTTCGTGGCCATCGTGGTGGGCGGGATCTACCCCCAGTTCGTGCAGTGGCGGACGGTCACGCCGAACGTGCTGGCCAAGGAAGAGACGTACATCGACCGCAACATCACGGCCACCCGCGACGCCATGGGGCTCGGCGAGGTGACGTCGAACCCGTTCGACCCCAAGGACGACGCGGCCGACGTCAACCTGGTCGACAGCGCGTCCACGATCCGCAACATCCGCCTGTGGGACCCGGCCAACAACATCTCCGGCGAGGCCTTCTCCCAGCTCCAGCAGATCCGTGACTACTACCGGATCGGCGACATCGACGTCGACCGCTACGCCGTCGACGGCCAGCCCACGCAGGTGAACCTGGGCATCCGCAACCTGCAGCCGGGCAACGTGCCGGGCAACTCGTGGGAGCAGAGCCACCTGGCCTACACCCACGGCTACGGGGCGGTGATGGCGCCGTCGAACGCCACGCAGGACGGCGAGCCCGACTTCCTCATGCGCGACATCCCGGTGCAGTCCGACGTCGAGGGCCTGACGCTGAGCGACCAGGGCGCCGGCGTCTACATCGGCGAGGACCTGAGCGGCTACTCGGTGGTCGACACCGGGCGCGACGAGGTCGACTACCAGGCCGAGGAGGGCACGCAGACCACCACCTACGAGGGCGAGGACGGCGTCGGTGTCGGGTCGTTCGTGCGCAAGGCCGCGTTCGCCCTGCGCTTCGGCGACATCAACCCGCTGCTGTCGAGCTACCTGACCGGCGACTCGAAGGTCATCTACATCCGCGACGTGGTCGACCGGGTGCACGCCCTGGCGCCGTTCCTCCACGCGGATGCCGACCCGTACCCCGTGGTGCTCGACGGCAAGGTGACGTGGGTGGTCGACCTGTACACGACCACCGACCGCTACCCCTACGCCCAGCGGGCCGAGACCGACCAGCTCGCCGACGCCAGCGACCTCGACCACCGCTTCAACTACGTGCGCAACTCGGTGAAGGCCACCGTCGACGCCTACGACGGCACCGTCACCTTCTACGTGATGGACACCGACGATCCCATCATCGACGCCTACCGCAAGGCGTTCCCCGAGCTGTTCACCGACGGCGACGAGATGCCGGGCGATCTGGAGTCGCACCTGCGCTACCCCGAGGACCTGTTCCGGGTGCAGACCACCGCGTGGGGCCGCTACCACCTGGAGAACCCGCGGGAGTGGTACGACGCCGGCGACGCCTGGCAGGTGGCCGCCGACCCGGGCACCAACGTGATCCGGGTCAACTCCACCACCGACACCACGGCTGCGGGGTCGTCGGCGTCGACGTCGACCAGCACGTCGAGCGCCGACCCGATCCCGCCCTACTACCAGCTGCTCCAGCTGCCCGAGGAGCAGGACGCCGAGTTCGTGCTGATGCGGCCGTTCGTGCCGGCGGCCCGGGAGAGCAGCCGGCAGCAGCTCACGGCGTTCATGGTCGCCCGGATGGACCCGGGGCACTACGGCGAGCTGGGCGTGTACACGATGCCGCAGGGGAACCTGCCCGAGGGGCCGTCGCTGGTGCGCGCCGCGATGCGCGCCGACGAGACGGTGGCCGACGAGGAATCACTGCTCGGTGTCAGGACAGGTGGGTCTCGGGTGATCTACGGCAACCTGATGATGGTGCCGGTCGACGGGAGCCTCCTGTACGTGCAGCCGCTGTACGTCGAGTCGGAGAGCGCGGGGCGCATCCCCCGGCTCACGAAGGTCATCCTGATGCTCGACGACGACGTGGTCATCGAGAACACCCTGCAGGAGGCCCTCACCACGATGTTCGGCGAGGCCGTCCCGACGCAGGAGACCGGCGACCCGACGCAGCCCGAGGAACCCTCGGAGGGCGAGGGTGAGGGCGGCGGCGAGGCGCCGTCGGGCTCGGCGGCGGAGCAGGCGGCCCAGCTGCTCGACGAGGCCAACCAGCTGTTCGACGACGCCGGGGCGGCGCTGGAGGACCAGGACCTCGCCCGCTACGGCGATCTCCAGGAGCAGGCCGAGGAGAAGGTGGCCGAGGCATCCGAGATCCTGGGCGCCGGCGGTTCCGGCTCGTCGCCCGCCACCACGACCACCACGGCGCCGGCCTCCGACGAGTCCGCCGCGGGCGCCGACGCCGACGTCCTGGACACCTTCGACGCTCCCGCCTCGTCGTCTCCGACCACCACGACCACCACCGAACCCCCCGAACCGTTGGCCCGCGGGGCGTAGTTGGTGGGCCGTCGAGACACTGCTAGAGTTTCACTTCCACACCGACGCGGGGTGGAGCAGTCTGGTAGCTCGTCGGGCTCATAACCCGAAGGTCGTGGGTTCAAATCCCACCCCCGCCACCAAAGCAAGTAGCAGTCCAGAGCCGGTCCCAGGACCGGCTCTTCTGCATCCCGGCCGGAGTTTTCTACCGAGCCAAGGTTGAAGCGTTGGCGGGATCCGTGGGTCGTCCGGGGCGGCGGGGCTCAGTCGAGTCCGAGCGCTGCACAGACGCCGCCGTCGATGAGCACATCGGTGCCCGTGATGAAGGAGGCCTTATGGGACAGGAGGAAGGCGACGACGTCGGCGACCTCCTCCGGGCGACCGAACCGGCGTACCGGAGACAGGTCGACGAGGGCCGTCATGGCTGGTTGGGCGGCGGCTTCCTGGGCACCCTGGGGGGTGTCGATGATGCCCGGTGACACCGAGCACACCCGACCTCCCACGCGTCCCCAGCGGAGCGCTTCGCGTCGTACCAGGCGTTGTACGCCGCGTTTGGCCCATCCGTAGGCGACAGCGGTGTCGGCGATCGTTTCACCGATGGCATCGGCGAGCCGGCTGGACAGGTCCGTGTGCAGCGGATCGTCGAGGACGGCATCGATGCGGGGGTCGCCGTGAGGGACGACGATCTGGGCCGCCATCGACGCGAAGCACACCGCCGCGGTGCCGGTCGTCACCAGGGGGGTGAGGACATCGAGGACGAGGGCGGAGCCCACCAGATCGACCGCGAAGATCTGCGGCCACGCGGCCATGGTCGGGGAGATGCCGGCTGCGTGCGCGACCGAGGTCAGGGCTCCGAGCTCGGCGACCAGTCCGGCGAGCTGCTCGAGGCGCGTCCGGTCGGTCACGTCGGCGACGAAGGCGGTCACGGTCGCATCGGTGGCCGCTAGCTGGTCGCGGGCGGTGGTGAGGAGGTCGGGGTCGCGGTCGACGAGCACCAGGGCGTCGACGGTGTCGGCGAGTGCGTCGGCACAGGATCGGCCCATCCCGCGCCCGGCGCCGGTCACGACCGCGACGGTCGGCGGGGAGGTCATCGTGGTCTCGTCGGGGTCGGGGCGGGCGGGTTGCGCAGGGCGCCGTCGATCAGGTGGTGGAACTGGGTCGAGGTGAGTACGCCGTCCGGGGGGTGCCCGGCCGAGGTGAGCAGGACGTGTTCGTTGATGAGTACGGAGTAGAGGTGGGCGAGGGCGCGTGGGTCGCCCTCGCGGACCTCGCCGGCCTCCTGGCCTTCACGTACGAGGTCGGTGAGGGTCGTCATGACGCCGTCGAAGGTGGGGTCGATGCCGGCGCCGACGGTGTCGAGCACCGGCCCGACGATCATGACACCGCCGCGTAGGTGGCGGAGCAGCTGCCGGAAGTGGGGTCGGTCGTCGAAGAAGGTGACGGTGACGTCGACGATGTGGTGGAGCTTCCCCAGCGCCGGCTCGTCCCGCTGCCCCGCCTGGCGGACGGCATCGAGGAGCTCGACCCCGCGTCGGGTCATCGTCTCGGCCACGAGGTCGTGCTTGCTGTCGAAGAACAGGTAGATCGCCGCGGTCGAGAACCCCGATTCGGTGGCGATCCGGCGCAACGAGCCATCGCGCAGGCCGTTCTGGCCGAACACCTTCTCGGCGGCGTCGAGGATCTCGGCCCGGTTGGCGGCACGCCGTTCGGCGCGGCGCCGGGTCTGCCGATCGTCCGGGGCCGCCGGCTCGACGGCGTGGGTCTGGTCTGTCACTCGAGAAGTCTCCCTGCCGTGGCGCCGGACACCCGCGGGCCTGGTGGCCTACAGTTCAGTTTAGTGGACGCCGGTCCACCGCAGGTCAGCGACGATCTGCCGCCGAGCAGGGAGCTGCCATGACCTCGGACATCCCGGCCACGACGCTGCTCGACCCCGCGGTGATCGACGATCCGTACCCCTTCTACCGGCGGCTCCACGAGGCGGCGCCGGTGTGGCTGGTTCCGGGCACCGAGGTGTGCGTTGTCGGCTCGTTCGCCGCGGTCGTCGAGGCCACCGGTCGCATCGACGACTTCTCGTCGAGCATGCACCACTTCCTCTACCGCGACGACGAGGGGCTCCCCGCCCGCCTTCCGTTCGGCGACGGGACCCAGGTCCTCGCGGTGGCGGATCCCCCGGTGCACAAGGTGCACCGCCAGGCCGTGTTCCCCGACCTCATGGCGAGACGGATGGCCGGCCTCGAACCCGAGATCACCGGCGTGACCGATCGGTGCCTCGACGATGCGCTCGCCCAGCGGAGGGTCGATTTCATGTCCGCCGTGGGCAACGTCGTGCCCATCACGATGATCACGCACCTGATCGGGTTCCGTGACCACGACCTCGCCAGCCTGCTGCAAGCCGCGTTCGACTCCACCGCCCAGGTCGGCGCCCGGGTCACCCTCGATGAGCTGAACGCCCTGCTCGTCGAGAGCGCCAAGACCTACGGATGGATCGCCGAGCAGCTCACCGCCTACGGCGCCGACGCCGAACACGAGATCCTCGGCACGATCGCCCGGGCCGTACGCGACGGAGCGATGGACGAGAGCGACGCCGTCATCGTCCTCCAGACCCTCCTGAGCGCGGGCGGTGAATCGACCACCAGCCTGCTCGGCAACTCGGTCCGCATCCTCGCCGAACGCCCCGAGCTGCAACAGCACCTCCGGGCTCGTCCCGGGCTCGTCGCGACGTTCGTCGAGGAGGTCCTGCGCCTCGAGTCACCCTTCCGGTTCCTGCCCCGCCACACCCCCCACGCCACCCACCTCGCCGGCGTCGACCTGCCCGCAGCCACCACGGTGCTGTTGATGTGGGGCGCCGCCAACCGCGACCCCGCCGAGTTCGACGCACCCGACGACCTGCGCCTCGACCGCCGCACACCCCGCCACCACCTCGCCTTCGGGCGCGGCATCCACCACTGCGTCGGCGCCCCCCTCGCCCGCATCGAAGCCCGCGTCGTGCTCACCACGCTGCTCGCCCGCTCCACGTCGTTCCGACTCGACCCCGACCGCACACCGCGATGGTTCGACAGCCTCCAGGTGCGCCGCCACGAGCACCTCCCGATCGTCATCGACGCCCGATGACCGACCACCCCGTGGCCAGCGAAGCGATGGCCGCCATCCTGCAACTCGGGCCCACCATCGCCCTCCCCGACGCCGAGTCGATCGAGGCCAGACGGGCAACCGTGGCCGCCGCGCTCACCGGGCCACTCGCCGCGGGGACCATCGCCGACGAAGCGCCCCTCGGCGGCCGACCCGCGCTCTGGATCCACCCCGCCACGCCCGTCGCCCCCGACGCGACGGGACCGATCGCCCTGTACCTGCACGGCGGCGCCTTCGAGGTCGGCTCACCCACCGCCTACCAGGCGTTCTGCTCGAACATCGCCCTCAGCCTCGACGCCACCGTCGTCGTGCCCGACTACCGCCTCGCCCCCGAGCACCCCTTCCCCGCAGCCGTCGACGACGCCCTCGCCGCCTACCGCGACCTGCTCGACACCGGGCACCCACCGTCGACCATCGCGCTCGTCGGCGACTCCGCGGGCGGTGGGCTCGTGCTGTCCTGCCTCCTCGCCGCGCACCGCGCTGAGCTCCCCCAACCGGCCGTAGCCGTCGGGATCTCCACCTGGGCCGACCTCACCCTCGAAGCCGACGCCCACCAGCGCTGCGCCACCACCGACCCCTTCGTCACCACCGCGATGCTCCGGCGCGCCGCCCGGCACTACCTCCTCGACACCGACCCACGCGACCCGCTGGCGTCACCCGTGCACGCGCCACCCGACGAGCTGGCCCGCCTGGCCCCCATCCTGCTGCTGGCCGCCGCCAACGAGGTGCTCGCCGACGACTCGTCGACCATGGCCGGACGCATCGCCCGCGCCGGCGGCGACATCACCCTCGACCTGTTCCCGACGGCCTTCCACGCCTGGCCCCTCGCCGGCGACAGCATCCCCGAATCCCGCGACGCGCTCGAACACCTCACCCGATTCATCCGCGAGCGTTGGCACCGAGGCCCTGTCTGAGACTCCGGTCAGGTGGTGACGGCGCTGATGAAGCGCTCCAACTCGCCGGGGATGTCGTCGCCGGCGGGCTGGTAGACGATCTCGGTCACTCCGCTGTCGGCCAGCTCGGCGACGCGGGCACGTAGTGCGTCGGCGGTGCCCGTCAGGGTCAACATCGGCAGCATGTCGGCGCCGGCGACGAGGGCCGCACAGTCACGACCGGTGAGGTGGACGAGGTGCCCCTCATGGGTGGCGAGGTGA encodes the following:
- a CDS encoding UPF0182 family protein, which encodes MLIVALVALFFLLTSLRGIAGFYTDYLWYDSLGLWSVQRGILGAQLSLALIFIAAFFLLAWSNLYVTEVVAPPFRPAGPEDELLERYHDLVAGRMTRVRTIVAGLLALIAGSGASAEWNSWLLFTNGGEFGVKDPQFNRDVGFYVFKLPFMSFVVDWLFASLLIVLIVSAVAHYLNGGIRVQPPSPRVSPQVKAHLSVLLAALALVKTADYYLQRFELTASTRGVVDGASYTDVHAQLPALNLLVLISVAAAALFVGNIFRRGWALPLVAVVLWGFVAIVVGGIYPQFVQWRTVTPNVLAKEETYIDRNITATRDAMGLGEVTSNPFDPKDDAADVNLVDSASTIRNIRLWDPANNISGEAFSQLQQIRDYYRIGDIDVDRYAVDGQPTQVNLGIRNLQPGNVPGNSWEQSHLAYTHGYGAVMAPSNATQDGEPDFLMRDIPVQSDVEGLTLSDQGAGVYIGEDLSGYSVVDTGRDEVDYQAEEGTQTTTYEGEDGVGVGSFVRKAAFALRFGDINPLLSSYLTGDSKVIYIRDVVDRVHALAPFLHADADPYPVVLDGKVTWVVDLYTTTDRYPYAQRAETDQLADASDLDHRFNYVRNSVKATVDAYDGTVTFYVMDTDDPIIDAYRKAFPELFTDGDEMPGDLESHLRYPEDLFRVQTTAWGRYHLENPREWYDAGDAWQVAADPGTNVIRVNSTTDTTAAGSSASTSTSTSSADPIPPYYQLLQLPEEQDAEFVLMRPFVPAARESSRQQLTAFMVARMDPGHYGELGVYTMPQGNLPEGPSLVRAAMRADETVADEESLLGVRTGGSRVIYGNLMMVPVDGSLLYVQPLYVESESAGRIPRLTKVILMLDDDVVIENTLQEALTTMFGEAVPTQETGDPTQPEEPSEGEGEGGGEAPSGSAAEQAAQLLDEANQLFDDAGAALEDQDLARYGDLQEQAEEKVAEASEILGAGGSGSSPATTTTTAPASDESAAGADADVLDTFDAPASSSPTTTTTTEPPEPLARGA
- a CDS encoding SDR family oxidoreductase, giving the protein MTGAGRGMGRSCADALADTVDALVLVDRDPDLLTTARDQLAATDATVTAFVADVTDRTRLEQLAGLVAELGALTSVAHAAGISPTMAAWPQIFAVDLVGSALVLDVLTPLVTTGTAAVCFASMAAQIVVPHGDPRIDAVLDDPLHTDLSSRLADAIGETIADTAVAYGWAKRGVQRLVRREALRWGRVGGRVCSVSPGIIDTPQGAQEAAAQPAMTALVDLSPVRRFGRPEEVADVVAFLLSHKASFITGTDVLIDGGVCAALGLD
- a CDS encoding TetR/AcrR family transcriptional regulator, which gives rise to MTDQTHAVEPAAPDDRQTRRRAERRAANRAEILDAAEKVFGQNGLRDGSLRRIATESGFSTAAIYLFFDSKHDLVAETMTRRGVELLDAVRQAGQRDEPALGKLHHIVDVTVTFFDDRPHFRQLLRHLRGGVMIVGPVLDTVGAGIDPTFDGVMTTLTDLVREGQEAGEVREGDPRALAHLYSVLINEHVLLTSAGHPPDGVLTSTQFHHLIDGALRNPPAPTPTRPR
- a CDS encoding cytochrome P450 → MTSDIPATTLLDPAVIDDPYPFYRRLHEAAPVWLVPGTEVCVVGSFAAVVEATGRIDDFSSSMHHFLYRDDEGLPARLPFGDGTQVLAVADPPVHKVHRQAVFPDLMARRMAGLEPEITGVTDRCLDDALAQRRVDFMSAVGNVVPITMITHLIGFRDHDLASLLQAAFDSTAQVGARVTLDELNALLVESAKTYGWIAEQLTAYGADAEHEILGTIARAVRDGAMDESDAVIVLQTLLSAGGESTTSLLGNSVRILAERPELQQHLRARPGLVATFVEEVLRLESPFRFLPRHTPHATHLAGVDLPAATTVLLMWGAANRDPAEFDAPDDLRLDRRTPRHHLAFGRGIHHCVGAPLARIEARVVLTTLLARSTSFRLDPDRTPRWFDSLQVRRHEHLPIVIDAR